Below is a window of Pochonia chlamydosporia 170 chromosome 7, whole genome shotgun sequence DNA.
GTTGAATGCTTTCGATATATCAAAACGACTTTCGCTGTTAAGGCGGGTCCATGGCATATTGAATTCGCATCCAGAGTGTGCGTACTTCGTTGAGAAACAACCACACGGCGACGACAACCTCGTTTATCTCCCAGTTGCGCATCCAAAATCCGTGAACCGTGTACACGAGTAGAAAGAAACACTACATCTCATCTGAAATGAAGTCATTcacttcctcatcctctccccACTCTTTGCAAAATCCTACCCAATTTCGATGAAGGCATTTCAACCTTTTGGATGGAGTGCTGCTTGTTGGCGTAACCGGCCATaaggttgatgttgatgttggccCCTTTGTAATTGGTGGCTGTGTGCGTGTCCCAGGTAAAGGCAGTGTGGTCGAGGTtgtctcttcctcatcccAACAACCCCACCACCTACCCGGTGTTTCGCaggtggttgttggtgtggcAGAtgtagtagtagtagtagtagtagtagtagtagtagtcATGGCTGACGTCGAAGTGATTGTGTTGGTAGTGGTAGTTTTGTCCTTGCATCCAAACCAACCTGGCGTCTTGCAGGTTGACGTTGAGGACGAGCTTGACGTGGTGGTGGGAGTGACACCCGAAGTCGTTTTATCGAGACAACCCCACCATCCTGGGGTCTTGCAGGTTGATGTTCGTGTCCGTGTACGCGTAGTTGTCGTCGAAGTAGCTGTGGTTGTCGTCTCTGTACCGTTACTCTCGTACATTTTCCACTGAGCACAGTCTCGACACTCGGGAGTCAAGGAGCATTCAGGGACATCATCATATTTCAAAATGACATCGGAGATGACAGCTCGAATCTTGTGGGTTCCAATTCCCACACGCCAGCCTTTGTCGGCGACAACGTCATAGACGCATTCGCTGCCTGTATGGCATGCTGTCTCCAGAGCATACCCGGCAAAGGAACACGATGCGGTGGCCCCGTTGCAGGTGCCAATGTAGATGGGATCAGCCGTATGTCCAAAGTGGTAAGCGCCAGTGTTTTGCCTTGTTTGAGGGGCTTTCGGGTCAGAGCCTGGCGGAATGGGCAAGCCAAGACGAGTGGCGGCAAGGGCTTCCGGAACGGCTTCAAACGTGACGACGGGTAAGCCGTAGGTAAGACCTAGCAGCGAACTGACGGCTCCGCCCAGTGAGTGACCAGCTATCCAGATTGTAGAGTCAGGGTAGCGTTCAGTCACATTGGAGTAGAGTTCACGGGCAGCGGCATAGTACCGGCTCTCCTCATGCAAGGCTTGGGCGACACAAGTGTTGTTGCAAGAGTACGTGCTCGACGCACAATCGCAAACCTGATGCCAAGTCCAC
It encodes the following:
- a CDS encoding autophagy related lipase Atg15 (similar to Neosartorya fischeri NRRL 181 XP_001260564.1) — translated: MLSSTEPPRASSRCTSAGRVTAAFLLSLLAITPTATASRLSATSRDAVVPHHVFLPPGIVMPPNPEAPKPADHTFTLRHIYHHGTDRHPRLHRTMDVSHKSLTSRVFLAAEDGHDEHDLPHLKARSRGSPIQRLVDRRPAVVDPMVAHARREGYAAVLDASAWTVDDVPSPDITDKGTVLSLAYMAADAYVETEGAADWLDVGDPFNRSADFGWQSDGLRGHIWADDDNSTIVIGLKGTSPAVFDGDGTTTNDKINDNLFFSCCCAQQGQWTWHQVCDCASSTYSCNNTCVAQALHEESRYYAAARELYSNVTERYPDSTIWIAGHSLGGAVSSLLGLTYGLPVVTFEAVPEALAATRLGLPIPPGSDPKAPQTRQNTGAYHFGHTADPIYIGTCNGATASCSFAGYALETACHTGSECVYDVVADKGWRVGIGTHKIRAVISDVILKYDDVPECSLTPECRDCAQWKMYESNGTETTTTATSTTTTRTRTRTSTCKTPGWWGCLDKTTSGVTPTTTSSSSSTSTCKTPGWFGCKDKTTTTNTITSTSAMTTTTTTTTTTTTSATPTTTCETPD